The Nitrospirota bacterium genome includes a region encoding these proteins:
- the fabG gene encoding 3-oxoacyl-[acyl-carrier-protein] reductase — MDLKEQVALVTGGTRGIGRAIAEGLARLGVNIVVGARNADAARDTAEYISGLGVKSYGVKLDVSDAQEVTKVFEEIRDRFHRIDILVNNAGITKDGLLMRMREDAWDTVIDINLKGVFLCTKEAIKDMAKQKYGRIINITSVAAFMGNPGQANYSASKAGIVGFTKTVSREYASRGITVNAVAPGFIVTAMTDVLPDNVKEEMKKLIPLGRFGTVEDVANAVIFLALPASGYITGQVIHVNGGMYM, encoded by the coding sequence GAAGAGCAATTGCTGAAGGTCTTGCAAGACTCGGAGTAAATATTGTTGTTGGTGCAAGGAACGCTGATGCTGCCAGAGATACTGCTGAATATATTTCTGGATTAGGCGTAAAATCATATGGAGTAAAGCTTGATGTTTCAGATGCCCAAGAAGTAACAAAAGTATTTGAAGAGATTCGGGATAGATTCCATAGGATTGACATATTGGTCAATAATGCAGGAATAACAAAGGATGGTCTCCTTATGAGGATGCGAGAAGACGCATGGGATACTGTAATAGACATTAATCTCAAGGGTGTATTTTTATGCACTAAAGAAGCAATAAAGGATATGGCGAAACAGAAGTATGGACGGATAATAAATATAACATCTGTCGCTGCTTTTATGGGAAACCCTGGACAGGCAAATTATAGTGCATCAAAAGCAGGCATAGTCGGATTTACTAAAACAGTTTCAAGAGAATATGCAAGTAGGGGCATAACAGTAAATGCAGTTGCTCCGGGCTTTATAGTAACAGCGATGACTGATGTGCTTCCGGATAATGTTAAGGAAGAGATGAAGAAACTTATTCCTCTTGGAAGATTCGGCACTGTTGAAGATGTTGCAAATGCTGTTATTTTTCTTGCGTTACCTGCGTCAGGTTATATAACAGGTCAGGTGATTCATGTAAATGGTGGTATGTATATGTGA
- a CDS encoding heavy metal translocating P-type ATPase: protein MQVIDPVCKMVIEDTEAAGTSTYKGTTYYFCNLQCLEKFNKDPEKYLGQHDRELEMPMHVLSSASCIGYTCPMHPEIQQETHGSCPKCGMGLEPVTPSSVMKTEWTCPMHPEIVRDEPGSCPICGMALEPRTAFAEEENPELIDMSRRFKVSVVLTIPVVFIAMHHMIPGFSLVRWINFNVMRWLEFIFATPVVIWGGWPFFERGWQSIINRSPNMFTLIGIGVAVSYVYSVIATFLPGIFPESFIENGNKVGVYFEAAAVIVTLVLLGQVLELKARGQTGAAIKALLGLAPKTARRIREDGAEEDILLDHVKPGDMLRIRPGEKVPVDGIVIEGSSSVDESMITGEPIPVEKHNGDRLIGATVNGNGTLIMKAERVGAETILSQIVQMVSEAQRSRAPIQKLVDIVAAYFVQIVVATAVITFIIWAWIGPEPRFAYAIINAVAVLIIACPCALGLATPMSIMVATGKGATLGVLFKNAEAIEVMKKVDTLVVDKTGTLTTGKPRIVSIYTEKGWDENSVLSLAASIEKGSEHPLASAIVSAAKEKNVQIEKVEEFQSLTGRGVIGKANGKTVALGNIKLIEEFNIKHDEFLQKAETMRSEGQTVMFLIVEGKIAGLIGVADPIKETTPEAIDMLHKEGVKIVMITGDSRTTAEAVAKKLRLDRVVAEVLPDQKADEVKRLQDEKNIVAMAGDGINDAPALAQAHVGIAMGTGTDVAIESAGVTLVKGDLRGIVRARLLSKTTMRNIKQNLFWAFFYNSIGIPIAAGVLYPFFGILLSPMIAAAAMSFSSVSVVGNALRLRRIKL from the coding sequence ATGCAAGTAATAGACCCTGTCTGTAAAATGGTCATAGAAGATACTGAAGCTGCCGGGACATCTACATATAAAGGCACTACCTATTATTTCTGTAATTTACAGTGTCTTGAGAAGTTCAATAAGGACCCAGAAAAATATCTGGGGCAGCATGACCGAGAATTAGAAATGCCCATGCATGTTTTAAGTTCTGCCTCATGTATTGGTTACACATGTCCCATGCATCCAGAAATTCAACAGGAAACCCATGGCTCATGCCCGAAATGCGGCATGGGGCTTGAACCTGTGACCCCTTCTTCTGTGATGAAGACCGAATGGACCTGTCCGATGCATCCCGAAATTGTCAGAGATGAGCCGGGAAGCTGTCCAATTTGCGGTATGGCGCTTGAGCCACGCACTGCTTTTGCAGAGGAGGAAAATCCGGAACTTATTGATATGTCACGCCGTTTCAAGGTGAGTGTTGTTCTTACGATTCCGGTTGTTTTTATTGCAATGCATCACATGATTCCAGGATTTTCGCTTGTACGGTGGATAAACTTTAATGTCATGAGATGGCTTGAATTTATTTTCGCAACCCCTGTTGTTATATGGGGAGGATGGCCTTTTTTTGAACGAGGTTGGCAGTCAATTATAAACCGCAGTCCAAATATGTTCACATTAATAGGAATTGGCGTTGCCGTCTCATATGTTTATAGTGTGATTGCTACTTTTTTACCCGGCATATTCCCTGAATCATTCATAGAGAATGGGAATAAAGTTGGAGTATACTTTGAGGCTGCTGCTGTAATTGTTACTTTGGTGCTTCTGGGTCAGGTTCTGGAATTAAAAGCGAGGGGGCAGACCGGCGCAGCAATAAAAGCGCTATTAGGATTAGCGCCGAAAACAGCAAGGCGTATAAGGGAAGACGGGGCAGAAGAAGACATTCTTCTTGACCATGTAAAACCTGGCGATATGCTCAGGATAAGGCCCGGAGAAAAGGTACCGGTTGATGGAATAGTGATTGAAGGATCAAGCTCTGTTGATGAGTCCATGATAACCGGAGAACCGATTCCTGTTGAAAAACATAATGGAGACAGACTTATCGGAGCAACAGTAAACGGCAATGGAACACTAATAATGAAAGCTGAGAGGGTAGGTGCTGAGACCATCTTATCGCAAATTGTTCAGATGGTTTCAGAAGCACAGCGTAGTAGAGCACCCATTCAGAAGCTGGTTGATATTGTAGCAGCTTACTTTGTTCAGATTGTTGTTGCTACAGCAGTTATTACATTTATCATATGGGCATGGATTGGCCCTGAACCACGTTTTGCATATGCCATTATTAATGCGGTGGCTGTGCTCATAATTGCATGCCCTTGTGCCCTCGGTCTTGCAACCCCGATGTCGATAATGGTTGCTACTGGCAAAGGAGCAACACTTGGAGTGCTCTTTAAGAATGCAGAAGCTATCGAAGTAATGAAGAAAGTTGATACACTTGTTGTTGATAAGACAGGGACCCTTACTACAGGTAAACCCAGAATCGTTTCTATCTATACAGAAAAAGGATGGGATGAAAATTCAGTGTTATCTTTAGCCGCAAGTATAGAAAAGGGAAGTGAACATCCCCTTGCCTCTGCTATTGTTAGTGCAGCTAAAGAAAAGAATGTGCAGATTGAAAAAGTAGAAGAATTCCAGTCTTTAACAGGCAGAGGTGTTATAGGAAAAGCGAATGGTAAAACTGTTGCGCTTGGAAATATTAAGTTGATCGAAGAGTTTAATATAAAACATGATGAATTTTTACAAAAGGCAGAGACTATGCGTTCCGAAGGACAGACAGTTATGTTTTTAATAGTAGAAGGTAAGATAGCCGGCCTTATTGGAGTAGCTGATCCTATAAAGGAGACTACTCCCGAAGCGATAGATATGCTTCATAAGGAGGGTGTGAAGATAGTCATGATTACAGGTGATAGTCGCACTACTGCTGAGGCTGTTGCAAAAAAATTAAGGTTAGACCGTGTTGTTGCTGAAGTTTTACCTGATCAAAAAGCAGATGAAGTCAAAAGGCTTCAGGATGAAAAAAATATTGTTGCTATGGCAGGTGATGGAATAAATGATGCCCCTGCTCTTGCACAAGCACATGTCGGGATTGCTATGGGTACTGGTACTGATGTAGCGATAGAGAGTGCAGGTGTGACTCTTGTAAAGGGAGACTTAAGAGGAATTGTGCGTGCTAGACTTCTGAGCAAGACAACAATGAGAAATATCAAGCAGAACCTCTTTTGGGCTTTTTTTTATAATTCAATAGGTATTCCTATTGCAGCAGGTGTGCTTTATCCTTTTTTTGGTATCTTACTAAGCCCGATGATAGCTGCTGCTGCAATGAGTTTTAGTTCGGTTTCAGTAGTCGGAAATGCTTTGAGATTAAGAAGGATTAAATTGTAA
- a CDS encoding serine hydroxymethyltransferase encodes MIFKHLKATDTEVFEAIEKEIERERKNIVLIASENYTSPAVLEVQGSIFTNKYAEGYPGKRYYGGCEYADIVENLAIQRAKQLFGAEHVNVQPHSGSQANMAVLFAVLKPGDVILSMSLSHGGHLSHGASVNFSGNFYKPVFYGVDRKTGYINYEEVRKLALQNKPKLILVGASAYSRFIDFKIFSDIAKEVNAYLMADIAHIAGLVATGLHPSPINYADFVTTTTHKTLRGPRGGMIMCKKEYAKLIDKMIFPGIQGGPLVHVIAAKAVALKEALSENFRDYQFRVIKNAQKLSDELMNKGFKIISGGTDNHMMLVDLTNKDITGKEAEDLLGKAKITVNKNVIPYDEKPPTITSGIRLGTPCVTTRGMGEKEMIEIAEIISTIIHNKDENTIQSLSSKIDNLCDGFPIY; translated from the coding sequence ATGATTTTTAAACATTTAAAAGCAACTGATACTGAAGTTTTTGAAGCAATCGAGAAAGAGATTGAAAGGGAAAGGAAGAATATTGTTCTGATAGCTTCTGAGAATTATACGAGTCCTGCTGTTCTTGAGGTTCAGGGTTCAATTTTTACAAACAAATATGCAGAAGGTTATCCAGGAAAGAGATATTATGGGGGATGCGAATATGCAGATATTGTAGAAAATCTTGCGATACAACGTGCAAAACAACTTTTTGGTGCAGAACATGTTAATGTTCAGCCACATTCAGGTTCACAAGCAAATATGGCTGTATTATTTGCTGTCCTGAAACCAGGTGATGTAATTCTCAGCATGAGCTTAAGTCACGGAGGTCATCTGTCGCATGGTGCTTCAGTAAATTTTTCCGGGAATTTCTATAAACCTGTATTTTATGGTGTTGACCGTAAAACAGGATATATTAATTATGAAGAAGTACGAAAACTTGCATTACAAAACAAGCCAAAATTAATACTCGTAGGTGCAAGTGCATATTCAAGGTTCATTGATTTTAAAATTTTTTCAGATATTGCTAAGGAAGTCAACGCTTACCTTATGGCAGACATTGCACATATAGCAGGCCTTGTTGCAACCGGCCTCCATCCCTCACCAATCAATTATGCAGACTTTGTTACCACAACCACACATAAGACTCTCAGGGGTCCACGAGGTGGAATGATCATGTGCAAGAAAGAATATGCAAAACTAATCGATAAGATGATATTTCCTGGAATACAGGGCGGACCTCTTGTTCACGTTATTGCAGCTAAAGCTGTAGCATTAAAAGAAGCACTTAGTGAAAATTTTAGAGACTATCAATTTAGAGTCATAAAGAATGCTCAGAAACTTTCAGATGAATTAATGAACAAGGGTTTTAAAATAATTTCAGGTGGAACAGACAATCACATGATGCTTGTAGACTTAACCAATAAGGACATAACTGGCAAAGAGGCTGAAGACCTGCTTGGGAAAGCAAAAATCACTGTGAATAAAAACGTAATACCTTATGATGAAAAACCTCCGACTATAACAAGTGGAATACGACTTGGGACTCCCTGTGTAACAACAAGGGGCATGGGTGAAAAAGAAATGATAGAAATTGCTGAGATTATTTCCACAATAATACATAACAAAGACGAAAATACTATCCAGAGCCTATCGAGTAAAATCGATAATCTGTGTGACGGTTTTCCTATATATTAA
- the nrdR gene encoding transcriptional repressor NrdR, with amino-acid sequence MKCPFCGNLEDKVIDSRTSREGNAIRRRRECLKCGKRFTSYERVEDIIPMVIKKDGRREAFDRAKILVGLTKACEKRPIAVDTLEGITDTIVKKLIGLSVKEISSSWIGEEVMSALKDLDKVAYVRFASVYRQFKDINELMNEVKTLFEHK; translated from the coding sequence ATGAAATGTCCTTTTTGTGGAAACCTTGAAGATAAAGTTATCGATTCCCGCACAAGCCGTGAAGGCAATGCAATCCGTCGCAGACGTGAATGTCTGAAATGTGGCAAACGTTTTACATCTTATGAGAGAGTCGAAGATATAATCCCCATGGTAATCAAAAAAGATGGAAGGCGTGAAGCATTTGACAGGGCTAAGATTTTAGTAGGACTTACAAAGGCATGTGAAAAAAGACCAATTGCTGTTGATACACTTGAGGGGATCACAGATACAATAGTAAAAAAACTCATAGGATTGAGCGTTAAGGAGATTTCGAGTTCATGGATCGGTGAAGAAGTTATGAGTGCTTTAAAAGACCTTGACAAAGTAGCTTATGTGAGGTTTGCCTCTGTATATAGACAATTCAAGGATATTAATGAATTGATGAATGAAGTAAAAACGCTTTTCGAACACAAATAG
- a CDS encoding YHS domain-containing protein produces the protein MAKDPVCNMDVDEKKAAAISEYKGKIYYFCAKICKEKFEKEPERYLKKGKIIKEQGD, from the coding sequence ATGGCAAAAGACCCAGTTTGCAATATGGATGTAGACGAAAAAAAGGCAGCAGCGATAAGTGAATATAAAGGAAAAATATACTATTTCTGTGCAAAGATATGTAAGGAGAAATTTGAAAAAGAGCCAGAAAGGTATTTAAAAAAGGGAAAAATAATTAAAGAACAAGGCGATTAA
- the acpP gene encoding acyl carrier protein — protein MVEEKVKEIISKQLGVSASEVVPEASFVEDLGADSLDTVELVMAFEEAFAIEIPDEDAEKIVKVKDAIDYINNRKK, from the coding sequence ATGGTTGAAGAAAAAGTAAAAGAGATTATATCAAAACAACTTGGGGTTAGTGCATCGGAAGTTGTTCCTGAAGCATCTTTTGTTGAGGACCTCGGGGCTGATTCACTGGACACTGTGGAACTTGTTATGGCTTTTGAAGAAGCCTTTGCGATTGAGATACCGGATGAGGATGCTGAAAAAATTGTAAAAGTTAAGGACGCAATAGATTACATTAACAACAGAAAGAAATAA
- the rnc gene encoding ribonuclease III, producing the protein MSEQSIFELEQNIGYSFRDKNLLIEAITHKSYYHENPDKAENYNERLEFLGDSVLGFVIVEYLFLLNNKLTESVMAKTKSYTVKEAVLFEVANSLSVGKYLRLGKGEEATGGRVKRSLLADAVEAILGAVYLDGGYEKARELILRLFKKRIDDIVSSGQFHDFKTELQEKTQLLYGVIPEYKIVKQEGEEHKKIFTIDVYIGEEKFGTGTGKSKKEAEVLAAKEALTKIQQ; encoded by the coding sequence ATGTCTGAACAGAGCATCTTTGAATTAGAGCAAAATATCGGTTATTCTTTCAGGGATAAAAATCTCCTTATTGAAGCTATTACACATAAATCCTATTATCATGAGAATCCTGATAAAGCAGAAAATTATAATGAGAGGCTTGAATTTCTTGGTGATTCAGTGCTCGGATTTGTAATTGTAGAATATCTTTTTTTATTGAACAATAAACTTACAGAATCTGTGATGGCAAAGACGAAATCTTATACGGTGAAAGAGGCGGTGCTTTTTGAAGTTGCAAATTCTCTGTCTGTTGGAAAATATTTAAGACTCGGAAAAGGAGAGGAAGCTACAGGTGGAAGGGTAAAGAGATCCCTGCTTGCAGATGCAGTTGAAGCTATTTTAGGCGCAGTTTATCTGGATGGTGGTTATGAAAAGGCGCGTGAACTGATATTAAGACTCTTTAAAAAAAGAATAGACGATATTGTGTCTTCAGGCCAATTCCATGATTTTAAAACAGAACTTCAGGAAAAGACACAACTTCTTTACGGGGTTATTCCAGAATATAAAATAGTAAAACAAGAAGGAGAAGAACACAAAAAGATATTTACTATTGACGTATATATTGGAGAAGAAAAATTTGGTACAGGAACAGGAAAAAGTAAGAAAGAAGCAGAAGTCCTTGCAGCAAAAGAAGCTCTTACCAAGATTCAACAATAA
- the fabF gene encoding beta-ketoacyl-ACP synthase II, with the protein MDKRRVVITGMGMITPLGIGVKESWDALLSGKSGIRRITKFDASQFPTQIAGEVEGFNPEDYIEIKEIKKMDRFIHLAIAASTMAMSDSGIKITQQNADRVGVLVGSGIGGLHTIEHYHSIVLTKGPRKITPFFIPMLVINLAAGQISIRFGAKGPNSAVSTACATGSHAIGDAFKIIQRGDADVMIAGGAESVITPLGIGGFCAMKALSTRNEAPAKASRPFDVDRDGFVMGEGAGILILEALENAIDRGAKIYAELMGYGMTADAYHITAPSPDGEGAAKCMEMALRDGGIDYSEVNYINAHGTSTKHGDELENKAIKKVFGDYAYKLVVSSTKSMTGHLLGAAGGVEAVITALSIYNDIVPPTINLDNPDPECDLDYVPHFAKSIPVRYALTNSFGFGGTNACLLFKKFEE; encoded by the coding sequence ATGGATAAAAGAAGAGTGGTAATTACCGGAATGGGAATGATAACCCCTCTCGGTATCGGGGTTAAAGAGAGTTGGGATGCTCTTCTTTCAGGAAAGTCAGGGATAAGGAGGATAACTAAGTTTGATGCTTCTCAATTCCCGACACAGATTGCCGGAGAGGTTGAGGGTTTCAACCCCGAAGACTATATAGAAATCAAAGAGATAAAAAAGATGGACCGTTTTATCCACTTAGCCATCGCAGCCTCAACTATGGCGATGAGCGACTCAGGAATTAAAATAACACAACAGAATGCTGATAGAGTAGGTGTTCTTGTAGGTTCAGGTATAGGTGGATTACATACGATCGAACACTACCATTCTATAGTTCTCACAAAAGGCCCCAGAAAGATAACTCCTTTTTTTATCCCAATGTTAGTAATAAATCTTGCTGCTGGGCAAATTTCGATCAGATTTGGAGCTAAAGGTCCAAATTCTGCGGTATCCACAGCCTGTGCGACAGGAAGTCATGCAATCGGTGATGCTTTTAAAATAATCCAGAGAGGAGATGCAGATGTAATGATTGCCGGTGGTGCTGAATCAGTCATTACCCCACTGGGCATTGGTGGTTTTTGTGCAATGAAGGCTCTTTCGACTCGTAATGAAGCCCCTGCAAAAGCAAGCAGACCATTTGATGTTGATAGGGATGGGTTTGTTATGGGAGAAGGTGCAGGGATCCTGATCTTAGAGGCGCTTGAAAATGCAATTGATCGAGGAGCAAAAATTTATGCAGAACTAATGGGCTATGGGATGACAGCCGATGCATACCATATTACTGCTCCTTCCCCAGATGGTGAGGGTGCTGCGAAGTGTATGGAGATGGCTTTGAGAGACGGAGGCATCGATTACTCAGAAGTGAATTATATTAATGCACATGGCACATCAACAAAACATGGGGATGAACTCGAAAACAAGGCAATAAAAAAAGTTTTTGGAGATTATGCTTATAAGTTAGTTGTCAGCTCTACTAAATCAATGACAGGACACCTTCTTGGTGCGGCAGGTGGTGTTGAAGCTGTTATAACTGCTTTGAGCATTTATAATGATATTGTCCCACCAACTATAAATCTTGACAATCCAGATCCTGAATGTGACCTTGATTATGTACCTCATTTTGCAAAGTCAATACCCGTTCGTTATGCATTAACTAATTCTTTTGGATTTGGTGGAACAAATGCTTGTCTGCTTTTCAAAAAGTTTGAAGAATGA